In Pseudonocardia cypriaca, a single genomic region encodes these proteins:
- the deoC gene encoding deoxyribose-phosphate aldolase, with translation MSEPGAVAKMIDHSLLRPELTADEVRTGCALAAAYDTASVCVRPSDVRLAVGALAGTEVLVGTVVGFPHGTSTTAAKVAETRESVADGAVEIDMVLHIGRLRDGDAGYVQDDIAAVVAAADGCTVKVILENALLDTDSKVLGCRLVEAAGAHYVKTSTGFAAGGATADDIALMRRTVSPHIGVKAAGGVRTLDRLLELAALGATRFGATATATILDDLAARRSAGATIPVGSES, from the coding sequence GTGAGCGAACCCGGAGCGGTCGCGAAGATGATCGACCACTCGTTGCTGCGACCCGAGCTCACGGCCGACGAGGTGCGCACGGGCTGCGCGCTCGCCGCCGCCTACGACACGGCGTCGGTGTGCGTGCGCCCGTCGGACGTGCGCCTCGCGGTCGGCGCTCTCGCCGGGACGGAGGTGCTGGTGGGCACCGTGGTCGGGTTCCCGCACGGCACCTCGACGACCGCGGCGAAGGTGGCCGAGACGCGGGAGTCGGTGGCCGACGGCGCCGTCGAGATCGACATGGTGCTGCACATCGGCCGGCTGCGCGACGGCGATGCCGGCTACGTGCAGGACGACATCGCGGCCGTCGTCGCGGCGGCCGATGGGTGCACCGTGAAGGTGATCCTGGAGAACGCGCTGCTCGACACCGACTCGAAGGTGCTCGGCTGCCGGCTCGTCGAGGCAGCAGGCGCCCACTACGTCAAGACGAGCACCGGTTTCGCCGCCGGTGGCGCGACCGCCGACGACATCGCGCTGATGCGGCGGACCGTGTCGCCGCACATCGGGGTCAAGGCCGCAGGTGGGGTCCGCACGCTCGACAGGCTGCTCGAGCTCGCCGCGCTCGGAGCCACCCGCTTCGGGGCGACGGCCACGGCGACGATCCTCGACGACCTC
- a CDS encoding GntR family transcriptional regulator — protein MSPLYARIEQALRTRLAAAAAGDPLPSEPALAAEFGVARMTVRAALDRLAADGLVERVPGRGTFARPRPEPRPAGTLMSFHDQVRSWGQVPSSRVVEAGLRPATADERAALRLASREQVVAIVRVRLAGPVPLALEHACFPPHLAHLLELDLRSESLHRALRERGLSPTLGSSRLTAEAAGPHAGPLEVPANEPLLVETRLIVDQRAEPLERTVSRYVGSRYALQLTFDVEARP, from the coding sequence GTGTCGCCGCTCTACGCGCGCATCGAGCAGGCGCTGCGCACCCGCCTCGCCGCCGCCGCGGCCGGGGACCCGTTGCCGTCGGAGCCTGCGCTGGCCGCCGAGTTCGGCGTGGCCCGGATGACGGTGCGGGCGGCGCTGGACCGGCTCGCCGCGGACGGCCTCGTGGAGCGCGTGCCGGGACGCGGCACCTTCGCCCGGCCCCGGCCCGAGCCGCGCCCGGCCGGCACCTTGATGAGCTTCCACGACCAGGTTCGCAGCTGGGGACAGGTGCCGTCGTCCCGCGTGGTCGAGGCCGGACTGCGGCCGGCCACCGCCGACGAGCGGGCGGCCCTGCGCCTCGCGTCGCGGGAGCAGGTCGTCGCGATCGTGCGCGTCCGGCTCGCCGGTCCGGTGCCGCTGGCTCTCGAGCACGCCTGCTTCCCGCCGCATCTCGCCCACCTGCTCGAGCTCGACCTGCGGAGCGAGTCGCTGCACCGCGCTCTGAGGGAGCGCGGCCTGAGCCCCACCCTCGGCTCGTCGAGGCTCACGGCGGAAGCCGCCGGTCCGCACGCGGGCCCGCTCGAGGTGCCGGCGAACGAGCCGCTGCTCGTGGAGACCCGGCTCATCGTCGATCAGCGCGCCGAACCCCTGGAACGCACGGTGAGCCGCTACGTCGGATCCCGGTACGCCCTGCAACTGACCTTCGACGTGGAGGCCCGCCCGTGA